In Anticarsia gemmatalis isolate Benzon Research Colony breed Stoneville strain chromosome 5, ilAntGemm2 primary, whole genome shotgun sequence, the following are encoded in one genomic region:
- the LOC142973302 gene encoding THAP domain-containing protein 1-like — protein MVSCAVASCKNTSAKISKNKDGITFHRFPRDKDRKRQWEIAVNREPDWISTSSSAVCSEHFKADDFYVTESGLRRLSLDAVPTINISACQEPEPTISLVQPIDINETDSEEVIKLKYKVRRLEVIAENRKKRLNLMWQSKRRLRKKVERLKCMIKHLVKYKQDASKMSTDNAQDSPMKLRFSSCLYK, from the exons ATGGTGAGCTGTGCGGTGGCTAGTTGTAAAAATACATCGGCAAAAATATCAAAGAATAAAGATGGAATTACATTTCACAG GTTTCCCCGCGACAAAGACAGAAAGCGTCAGTGGGAGATAGCAGTGAACAGGGAACCAGATTGGATATCCACATCCTCCAGTGCGGTTTGCTCTGAACATTTTAAGGCTGACGACTTTTATGTAACCGAGAGTGGGTTGAGGAGATTGTCGTTAGATGCAGTACCTACTATCAATATCTCg GCCTGCCAGGAGCCAGAACCAACAATATCACTCGTACAACCAATTGACATCAATGAAACAGACTCAGAAGAGGTCATCAAACTAAAATACAAAGTACGTAGGCTAGAAGTCATAGCGGAAAACAGAAAGAAAAGACTGAACCTTATGTGGCAAAGTAAGAGAAGATTACGTAAAAAGGTAGAACGTTTGAAATGTATGATCAAACATTTGGTTAAGTATAAACAGGATGCTAGTAAGATGAGTACCGATAATGCTCAAGATTCTCCCATGAAATTGCGTTTTAGTTCGTGTTTATATAAGTAG